The following DNA comes from Hordeum vulgare subsp. vulgare chromosome 3H, MorexV3_pseudomolecules_assembly, whole genome shotgun sequence.
ATTATCCATTGCGTCTCTTTCTTCCTAGTAGTTTTCAGAGTTGTTTTACTCCAGAATTGTGGAATGAAAATATGGTCATTCAGTTTATACAATCATTTGAAATTTCACCTTTTATCTGTAGGGGGTGCTGTTTGTTTCATTTGTCGCCTTGCATGTGTCATGTTGGTTCAAATTTGACTGAACAAATGTTGGAGTGCTAATTttgaaaaaggaaacaagaaagaCATATCAGGCAACCACAAATAATAAAATTAGAAGGAGTCTAAAAACAAACGATAATCTTGCTTAATTACTAATATAATATCATATTCAAGTAAAAAAAATACATAGACTCCTCTACTCCAGAATTATAATCCAGTGGCCAACTGGATTTTGAATGTGTAGCAACTTCTAAAAAGTAGAAATCATGCCCACAAGACCCCATCCGGACTGACCATGCTTCAACCTCAAGTGACCAGTTTCTGTGCTACAGGTACATAATGCCACATGTGTCGCCATGCGTATTCTTGCCATCCAAAGATTACCATGAGGGGCCAAATTGTAAGCAACATTACCTTTGGCATCTCTGATCTTAGCATTACTGGCAATATTCCTACTCTACCACATACCACTATCATGAATTTAACAATCTTCTCAACTAATGATGGCATGTAGAGGATTTCTAAGGAAGAAAACACCACCATGACCATAATAGCAGTTCCAGAAATAATTGGGGTGATCATGATGTATATAGCCAATACGAAGGCCGTCCCCAAAGATAAGACTCCATTGAAAGATAACCATATGGATATATTGTAGTGCATGTAGCGCATGGGTATTTCGACTGTGGGTGTTCCTGCAAACACAAGGCTTAGGACGGCTAAGGACGAGCATATAAATGCCAATGCATTCGCCATCAAGAATCCTTGGAATACTTTATCGGTAGACAGAGTTGGTGTTCCTCCCTTAGGGTGATCATCAGCTCTGTAACCCCCAGGTAAGGCAAAAGCAGCACCAAAAGCCATTGTTGTAATTAATACTAAGCCAAGGCCGAGAAATTGCGTTGAGTTTGATATTACAGCATCAATCTTAACATCAGATTGGGTACTAGGTCCTTTTTTCATGTTATCCCGCCGACAAATCTGAAGTGTAGCATCAGCAGATATTAGAGCTTGTTGTATCAAAATCCGTGAGTGCTACAGAGCAGAAGAAAAGCAACATCAAGTTATCAACTTTGTAATTTTTCTCTGAATCTAGGAAATAAAGTACTAAACGAAAGGAATAGTAAAGTAGTTTACCAGCAGGCAGTATAACCCGGTCGGAGTACTGCTAACTGAAATTTCTCTCGGGGTATGTTGCTTGTTGTTTGGTAGATTCAAATCTACTTCTTTGTTTGCGAAGAGACAAGTGAAACCCCACCAATCCCCAACCTCTACAGCTAGATGTAATGCAGTGTTTCCTTCATTATCTTGCTTGTTCATAATTGAAGAAAACATGGGTGTCTGGCAGGCATACCGAACTATATCATATCTTTTCTTCATGACAGCAACATGGAGAAAAGTTCTCCCATGGGTGTCACGTAAGCTGGCGCAACCTGGACACTTTAAAAGTAAGATGATGACAGATGAAAGTCTCCCCGCTAATGCAGCGACATGTATGGGGAATGACCCTTCTTCGTCCGGTTGATATGCTGAATATGCATCCGCCTCCAATATATGCATGGTAAGGTCCATTGGTGTTCCCACTACGTTCAGAAAACTTGTAATGCTGGTTCCATTTACCACGGGCACGGCATATTGGGGAAGCATACCACGTGTGCCAGTTTCTAATGATACCGCAAAGTGTAGAGGTGTATTTCCATGTTGGTCTCGCTTTTTAGTAAGCTCCTTGTTCCAGCTCAGTAGTAATTTTGTCATATCTGCAATTTGGTCCTCTCTGTGTCAAACAGTGCAATATGCAGAAATGCATGGGAAAGATACATTCGGAAATATTTGATCATTCACTACAACTCTTTATTGTTATATGTAGAAGAATGACTTGGATAAATAAATCCTTAACCTAGGCGTGAATAATTCGTCTTCACTCAACAGGGAACCTGGAATTAATGCATGTGTAAAAGAAAATCACACAATCCTGAAAATATTCTTGAATTGTGGAAGGCCAAGATAAGTATGTAACATGAGAAAGTAAATGGAGATCATTTACTTTAGTGAAAGGACGTCATCACAAGTTTGCAGTAAAAATGTGCTTTTGCAGTAAAAATGTGCTGGATATTTTCTCAGTAacaaagaggagaagaatggTCTAGCATATTATCTGATATGCTAAGTAAATACAATTATCTCACATTCAAAATTTTAAGTTGTATTGTACTCCTATATAGCAAATTAAATACAATCATTTTTATGATCACAGCAGAGAAGTCAGGTACCTCTGCTTCGAAGAACTGCAGCATGAAGAGCATTCTGTCCATCTGGCCCGGAGTATGACAACTTCTTGTCTCTCTGGTAGAGCTCCCGCACGATTTGTTCATGTCGCAGAGAGACGGCAAGGAACAAGGGCGAGGTCCCGCTGTCCGGAACGCGAGCGAGGAACGGGTCCGCCGTCATCAGCTCAGCCACCGTGAGCATGTGACCAGCGCGAACCGCCTCATGCAGGGCTGTCTCCCTGAGCTCGTTCTGCATCCTCACCAGCGTCGTCACCCTCCCATCTTCACCAGCGACCTCTTCCCCTCTTGCCAGCTCAACAAGGAGAGCGGCCATCGGGGCATGGCCGGCCCTGGCGGCGCAGTGCAACGGCGTGCTGCCGCCACTGTTGCGTGCGCCCAAGAGGTGCGGCGCCTTGTCGTAGACTGCCCTGGCTTTCTTCAGGTACCCGTAGGCTGCTACGACGTGGAGTGCGGTGTCCCCGTCTGGGGTGACCCCTTCCAGGAGCAAGGACGATGGTGGTGAGCGCACGGTGCCGGGGTGGTCGATGTCGACAACGACCTCAATAGGCACGTCGGCCGCTCCTCCGTTCAGAAGGTTCGTCAGTTCCCTGCAGCTGCCATGGCATGCCGCCTTGAGCAGCTCGGGATGCATGGTAGGGGCGGTTGCCACCGCAGTCATGCTGCCGGTTTGCTGTGTGTGTGTGGCACCAAACCAAAGTGACGGCTCTAGGTAAGGAATTGCACAGAGGCAATCTAAATCAGCTGAAGATTCCTTTATGCTTGACTTGGGTTGCAAGGCCTTATTTGCATCCGCCAACACGCAATGAATGGGCAGCAAAAAAAGTGGTTTATGGAGGCACTCAAAGTATCAGTCTGGCTCTGGTATggtcattctaattaatgaaagaGTTTTGCTACACCTACGTAATAAAGAATATGTAACTTATGAATGAGCTGGCCTGGCCTGATTGGATTGGTAAAAAAAAGGCACAGAAAATGGTATCTGATCCAGTAACAATGCATACAGCTTTCTTTGGATGCAGTCTTcataacaatgcattctcttttgAGGTTTATATTATActacctccgtcccaaaataagtatctcaactttgtactaactttactATGTGATACATTTAACTCGAGCTGCAATTTTGCAGACAGTTGTGTCGAGCAGGAATTCTTTCTATGCTTGATCATAAATTCATAATGTGAACACTCTTGACATTGTTTTTCAGTTTCAGGCGGCCAGAATGCTAAAGTCGACCCATCAAATCCGGCAGTCAGGTATATTATACTAACTCCATTAATTAATTAGTAGCACCGAACTATTCTTAGCTTCAGCAATTTCTTACCTCTGTAGCTAGATCAGGCCCTAAAGCCTAAACACTGCAACATTTAATTATTCAGCATTGTCCTTTTAATTTATGCCGCAAAGATACATAAGGCCCCTTAATTGTCATTTCTGCATGCTACAAGATTAACGAGCAAACCCACTATGTGTTTCTATACTTGGATGAACCCTGTGTTTTTATTCTGTTTAGAACATTTGACTGAACCATTTGTATGCTTGTGCCTCCAGAATCCACATCTGTACGTTTTTTCTAGCACTATATGTGCCTATCTGAAGTTCCAGCAAAACTGCAATGCGGATTTCACCTTGGTTACTTATGGTGCATAAATATATATGCATCAATTGTTACTTCTGCTTGCCACAAGATCTCGTATAACGTGGTCCAGAACTTCAGATTTGCAAGCAATCCCTTTTCTATTGTTGGATGAAGTATGTTTTCTTCTTCTGTATCGTTTAGCTGGGCCACTCACATGTATGTCCTTCAACATGGCATTGCATGTAGCATGAGCAAAAAAAAATTGTCGACATGGACGCTGATCATGCGTGCCTCCAATTCCGGTGCCACTTCTTTTTCAAACAATACACTCAAGCACACTGCGTTTTTCTTGCTGTTTGATCCGTCTTTATTCTGCAACGAGATGAAGCCAACATTATGTCCACTCATGTTTGAGTTATCCTCTTGTTTACACCAATTCCAGAACCATTAAGTTTGTAGGGCACATGCAGCATTTCGCCCTGATGAACAATTATTTATTAATTGTTATGCACTGGTGATGTATGGTTGACTTGTTCTCCAGCATTGTTCGTTACACTCCTTTATTCGTAACAGCTGTATTTCAGACTCGACGTTTATTCCAGACACGAAAACTATAATGTCAGAGTTCAGTTTGTAGTATGGTCTGAAGTTCATCTTCCATTTGTCATGTTGGTTTGATCAAATAAATCATGAACTCGAACCTTTTCTTTGCTACCGAATCACATGTGTGCCTTCGCTGTCATTTACTCTGTACAATTATTGGCTCTGAACTGATGCAGGGATTTCTGGAGGAAAGAATGATTCGGTGTACTCCCTTCATAGACTGTCAGTCTCTCCTTTGCTTGCACTTGTACAGGGAGCATATCCATTGAGGTGATTGTCTTTTTTGTGCCATGAAGCAAACCATATGCTGCAACGCAGACGAAAGGTCGATAACCATAACCTATATGGTTATTAACGCTGTTTATTAACAACTTGATCCATAACATATACTATGCTGCAACGCAGACGAAAGGTCGATAAGGAGCCTACTTCGGCCGAGCTGGAGCAGGAGATTAATTCCTTCATAGCAGCAACTGCAGACTGTTTCTTATTCGAGGAGACTTGTCAACATTCGGTCCATGAGATTATCTGAATTTTGCACACCTTCTGTTTGTACTCCTAGCTCAATCGGACCTAGAACAGGAGTATCTCTTTCCCATTTGTATTCTTCATATCCTTGCATAATTGCATTTGCTACTCATGCTGATCCAAGTTTCATCAAACAAGTGGCCAAGACACAGTGGCGTTGTTTTGATATACAAACAGGTAGCTTACAGTATGTATCATCTTTTTTCTCTTTGTGTCGaacttttttttttggaaaagaagGAACTTAGCCCCGGTCCTCTACATCGATTGATTCATATAGCCGTATTATTAAACAGGTATAAAAATAAAGTTGTATGTCTACGAAGGGCTTACAATCTAAGCAAGACAAAAGCAAATAATTGAACTAAAAAAACCACCACATCCGGCAAGACCAAAATCAGGCTAGGATGTCTATACACCTAGCATATTATTAGTCTGTCATTCAAATCGGTTGAAGATAGTCTGTGCGACCGTCTTTCATCGATTGCACCCAATAATCATAAGCTTGCTTTAGTCCGCATAGTTGATTAACGGCCGCGTACGGATCCAAGACGTGGCCTTCTGTATAACCtacaaaaaaatattaaaaatctTGCCATTgaaagtcatgtcatttggaccccGACCCCACGTCGCTCCTCCTGGGGCGATTCGGGGGAACCAAGTCCTCCGCTACCGGGCTCCCCTCCCCCCCTGAGCGCCCTCCTCCCGTCGTTGCCTGGCTTTACCACGGTGGCCCGGGAGAGATGTGGTGGACCCGGTTGTGAGGTCCGTGGGCGCGTGGTAGCGTCGTCGTGCAAGATCTGGGAATGTGCAGTGGAGGCAGCTCCGGTGGCTGTGAGGGCGCTGGTGGTGGGCACTCCAATGGCGGAGTTTGCGGGCTGTGGAGGCTCTCCCGTTGCTTGGagctgctcagcagaggggttagATCCGCCCAGATCAGGCTTCCCTTGTGGCGGCTGCGCCTCGTCGGAGATGGCAAGCCGAGGGGGCGGCCCCTGACATGGTGGAGGCACCTTCCTCTTACTCCCTCGTCAGGGATTGGGTGGGGACATGATGCGGCTGACCGCCGCGGGTCCAAGTCTCAGATCCGTCGGTGGTAGTGCTCGGATGTGCTCCTGTGGGAGCGGCAGGGCGCCCTCGGGTGCCGGGGGCTCCTCCCTTGGCTTGTGGAGCTGTGGTGGCGGCGGTGAACCGTGGACGGCGGCGTGGCCGCGTCGCATATTGGGTGGGTGTGCTTTAGTGATTGTGGAGATAGGCCTCCGGCCTGCGAGGAAGATGTGGATTGGTGGTCTTCAACAATGGCCCATGCCCATTGCTCAGTTTGTTGCGATCATATGCTCTGGGATTCCTTGTGTGGCTCAGCAGTGAAGGAGGTGCTCCGGGCGAATGCCTTGCACTTGCTTGGTCGCGGTGTCAATGATCTCGTCGCTCTCGGACGTCGCATTCCTTCCTGAAGGCCTCGTTGTGGAGCTACCTCTACGCCCATGAGTGTCATGTGATCTCCGGGTGAAAACTCAAGCTCCATCAGAGTGGGCAATGGCGGCACCCATGTCGTTGCCTTCTTGGAGGCATTGCCTTGAAATCCTAACACTTATGGGGTGGCGGGTTTACGACAATTATAGGATTGCTTTGTTGTGAGGGTGGTGGATGCTGGGGCGGCGGCCACGCACTATGGATGTACGCCGAGGCGGCGGCCTCAGATGGCCATGTAGCGGCGGTCCTATGGGGTAGACACGTGGCTCAACATGGTATGGGTGGCGACCTGGTGCTACAAGGGTAGCGAGTTCGTCGGCTCGGTCGACGTGATCTGTGGGGTTGGTCTGGCTGGCACGTCGGGGCGGCGGCCATGGATGTCTGGCGCAATGTTTTTGGTCTGCGGACGGGCAGCTCGTGTAGCAAGGGCTACGAGGTGTTTGTGTCATGCAATAATGCGGGTCGCAAGCGAGCAGAGGATGTCGGGGAGGCGGCTCGAGAGCTGGTGGTGTGTGTTTGTTGCAATTGTGTTCTTGGGTTGGGTGGCCGACGAGGCTACATTGCCTGTGCGGTTTTTTGGCCTCGCTTTACTCATAAACTGGATTATTTTGCTTGGATCAATTCTTTTCTTCTTAATGCAATGCCAGAGCTCCTGGCCCTCTAACGAGGTTCCGTCAAAAAATCATATCACTTTAGTGTTTCTTTTTCTCTGTGCGTAGAACTGGGACATGTTATTTGCATCTCAGTTGTGTCCTTTGATGTTCTTCACATTGTGAAGTTTATTGCCCTGAGCTGATGCAATAATGATTTCTAAAGGTACGAATCAGTGATTGGTTGACATCAAGCAATCGATGCCACTGACAATATCTTGTTATGTTGCTCGGCCCCTCGTCCTTGGTTGATCTCGTCTGTTTATATGGTTGCTCTTGTTGCAATCAACTAGTTTGTGCTGCATTTCTACTTGCATGATCTGATATGTCCGAGATGCAGCCCTGATGAGATTCCCTTTTTAGTGTTTCTTTCGATCACTCGCTGTTTTGACCGGAAAATCCTAATGACCGAAGCCCTGTTGagtgttactccctccgttcccaaatacaagtcttttaagagatttcactagtagtctacatacgaaacaaaatggatgaatctacactctaaagtatgtctatatatatccgtatgtagtccactaatgaaatttctttaaaaacttatatttaagaacggatggAGTACAAAATTCAGTCATactgttttgatctctgtatcacaTGGGCCTTTGAAAATATGCTATTAACATATTATAACGTGTTATTAATGAAATATTGTATACTGGTTAATTCAACGAGTCAATTCTCTATATTGTTATAGAGCGTTTTTTTCCAGTGGATAGGACACTAAACTGTGGCAAGCCGGACACGGAGATATTATGTATACAAATTCCTCTTGTCACCTAGGCAGAGATATTATGTATTTAACGAGAAGATATTATGTATACAAATTTGTATACATAATATCTCCGTGTCCGATTAAGTTTAACGAATAGTCAATTCTCTACACCTCAAATTCGTCTTGGTTGCTCATGTTTTTGTGCACGCTGCTATAGCTGAGTGATGCCCGCTAGCGAACTCTGTAGGCTACCAGCCGCCGAGGCAGAGTTGCGGATGTGTAACTATAAGTATATCCGAAAGACTGAATTAGCCCATCATTTTAGTATTAATGTTACAGACAATTTTTGTAGTCGATGGATACATCAACGAAAAGCTTGGAATAATTTAAGGAAAGTACGAACATCAATGTCATGTTTGAAACTTAAACTCGGATGAACAGGAGATACCACTGTCTTTCTATAACTATCCAACCACAGATTGCTTTGCTGATTTTAGCTACTTTATACTAGGCGACTGATAGGCGTCGGCGTGCCGGCCTAAAGATTCGGCCGGTCGCGCCCCAGCCATCTGATTCAGCCATGTGCAGCCATCCGATTATATCTACGTTCTCTTTTTTCTTCCCCACTCGTCTTTCCCGGTTTAGCCATATCCGCGATTGCCTGACGCAATTTCCTATAGCCCCCCATCTCCCCCTCCGCCCCCTAGCTTCCTGCTTGCAGCTCCGCGTGTTGGGTTGTTAGCTCGCCGTCGCTGCTCGATGCATCAGTAGCCGTTGATCTGGCATTTTTTACCCCTGTCGCCATCTTCCTCGTGACATGACGCCGTCTCTTCCCATCGCGTGTCCGGCTCCTACGGGTCAACCGCACCTTCTTCCCCCAAGCTCTACCTCCGTCTCTCCCGCACACATCTCGTCCTACCTCTGGCCGCCTCGCCCACCCTCACAAGCCCCGCCATCATCTCATGCTGCCCATTGCCGTGTTTGAAGCACCATGGTAGCAAATGCATGGATGTAGCAAAAAACTTCGCTGGTGGTAGCAAAACTGTTGTCACAGCCGTTGTGGGTTGCAGCTAATCCATGAACGAATGAAGCAAAATCCAgcgtcggttgtagcaaaaatgttgccgatgtcgtcgcaCGTCAGAGCTAAGTCGTGAAGCATGTAGCAAACAACAATGCCAGTAGTGGCAAAAACATCAAGGACGCAGAGTATATGCTGCTCCAGAGCTCGTTTGAGCTTGACGAACAGTAAATTAAaaaaaaacatttaaaaaattCTAATTTTTTTGTGAGCAACATTGAAAAAAGGGCAAAACGCATGCAAAAATTTGCCTTGAAATAATATTTCTATAAGGCGCGATAAAAAAACAAAACCGATACTAAAAAAATGCGCATTCAGAGTACTGATTTGTTTTGTCACACTTTACAGTAATATTTGCATGCACTTAAAACTTTTGTCAATGTTGCTCACAAAAAAATATCAGATTTTTTTTTTACTGTTAATCAAGCTCATTCGAGCTCGGGAGCAAAAGGCACTTTCCAAACATCAACGGTTGCAGCTGCCGACCCAGGTCACAGCTAATTCTtacatggttgtagcaaaaaaataaatCAACGGTGGTAGATTTGCCATAGCTGGTTGTAGCACACATAGTCTTCCTTCCAGCAAAAACATACAACTTGTTGATTGTCATCGTCGCATCATCGCAGCAAAGCCGTGAAGCATGTAACAAAAACAACGCCGGTAGTAGCAAAAACGACAACGACTTCGCCGATTCGATCGCAGCTAATCGGTACATGGTTGGAGGAAAAATGTTGCAGTTGGTAGCTCCACCATAGCCGTCGTCGTGTATAATTGATCAGATATTATACCAAGTCTAGACGAAAGGTAGACTCCCGGGTCGCCCCGCAGGAGGGCGGCTCCGAAGGACCCCGATCCGATCCAGAAGGCCGGAGCCCGATCTTTCCCCACTGGCCGCTGCCGTCGCTGGTAACGGTGGTGGCAACCACGCCATGGCTGTCAAAGACGGTGGGGCAAGGCTGGCGTAGCCTGCTGGATTCCCTTCATGCGGGGGGTTCGGCTCCTTGGCGGCGCATGAAGAGGTCCGGCAGCGAGGCGGTGGTGCTCGCCCATGTGCGGTGCGTTGCAGGGATGCGTGGATGGGCCGAGAGTGGCGGATGTGCGGCGATGGCCGAAGGTGACGGAGCGGAACCTACGACAATGGCGCTATTGCGCATGCCTAGGGTGCGCCGGAGCCCTCCTACTATCGCTGTCACATGTGCCTGATCCGCTGATCTGTTCGCCGGAAGTTGGCCGGCGGCGTGGGGGCCTGTTAGTGTGCTCGAATAAAGGTGACGGTCCTAAGGTTCCTCTTACGCCAAGACGAAGATCTGCCTGATGCTCGTACTTCCTGATCTCGCCATACTGGCGGGTTCGGAAGGCTCCGCCGGCGAACTCCCATGGACGTGTTATGCCTAGAGAACTCCGATGGACGTGTTATGCCTAGAGATTACTGGATCGGGTGGAATTCGGTCGTGCCCATTGGTTCTCCATTAAGGAGGGAGCAACGCGAAGCTCTGCTATCTGTTTCCATCAGGAGATATTTTACTCCATGGTAAATTCAGAGGCGAAGAATGTCATGAAAGCTGAGATTGGAGGACTAATAATGGTGATTGTAGCCTACAGATTTTCGGGATTCGTAGCAGTGCTATGTAAGTAAGTGGGGTCGACATCATAGATAAAGTTCAAGGTCCTACCTTTTAGGGTGAATATCCAATGTCTGGCTTTAATTGGTTGTGTCTCACAATAAACTTGTTGAAGACGTTGTTTTAAGAGCGGGAATTATTTCGAGGGTGAAAACCCAATATTTACGATTGGGCGACGAAGGCGCTAGTGCACTGTTTCCTTTTTGAAGGCATCGTTTTTAGAGTATTTGGACATCAGGCGTTGTCTTAGTGGTGGTTGTGCTGCTGCTGCAAGTACTGAAACTCTGTAACGAgacttttcctttttagtttcttCTTCGTTTTTTAGCTGTATGCATCCATCAGGCCATTAGGGCATTGCGTTGTTGCAGAGGCTGAAAATAATTGTATCTTCACGATATTAATATATACTATTTATCAAAAAATAGTCGCTGTCGTACCTTCTCCATCATTGCTGGTAGCAGCACCGTAGCATTGCACGACATGTTTTGCAGCACTGAAGGTCGTCGTTTCCCTGCCGCCGATGGAAACATCCAACTTCCCATGTCGTCAGCATGTTCCCCCTCAATCCTGCTTTCAAAAAATGGCATCGTCGGAGATACAATTGGATGCGCCATGGTCGAGACCTCGTCGTCGATGGTGCAGAAGCaggggagaagaaggaggcgTGGCGCGGCTAAAGAGGATAAGGTCGTGGGGAGATGACGGTTGCAAGGATCCCAACCACATGGCACGTGTGGGCAAAACGAGTGGCTACATGAGCCCATGAACAACAATGAGTGTCGAGATGTCGGGCGGAATGGTTTGGTCGGCGGCATCGTTTATAAACGTTTTTCGTTGTAGTGTACTTATCTCCCCTGCCTTGATCCTAATACTCCCTTTGTCCCAAATGGGTGAcgtactccctctgtctcaatGTATAAGTCATCTTAGGTTGTACACCGCGATCAATATGGAGCAAAAAATGAGAGTAAttaatgttaatttgctaattaatATCATCGCATGCAATAAATTGACCACTGCATGTGATGCTACTTAGGCATGTGTCAATGCTAGTTTCTTAGCGCGGTTTCATAGATATTTTATTGATGTGGCATACTagttaataaagaaagagagtcaAATTGTATCTTAGCTAACATACAACCCTTGCACGTGGCCATATGCAAAAAATGATTCTAGCCCAATCATATGTATGCATTACCCTAAATTATTAAATGTAGATACAACTCATAAAAAACAATGTATTGACATTGTTGTATCTTAAATTCTTAATGCTCCTATAATAACGTGATAAAAGACGATGCATTGGGAGATGCcttagtctcaagtcattaaaaaaAACACGCCTCACTGAAAGTGCAGTcattgcccttaatcgtgttttggtgttgctgacaacacacatatagataactaattactaatcccctttaagctattgtaaatgatcatgtgttgataaggacaagctcatgtgctaacaaggacaagatcaa
Coding sequences within:
- the LOC123445441 gene encoding protein ACCELERATED CELL DEATH 6-like; the encoded protein is MTAVATAPTMHPELLKAACHGSCRELTNLLNGGAADVPIEVVVDIDHPGTVRSPPSSLLLEGVTPDGDTALHVVAAYGYLKKARAVYDKAPHLLGARNSGGSTPLHCAARAGHAPMAALLVELARGEEVAGEDGRVTTLVRMQNELRETALHEAVRAGHMLTVAELMTADPFLARVPDSGTSPLFLAVSLRHEQIVRELYQRDKKLSYSGPDGQNALHAAVLRSRDMTKLLLSWNKELTKKRDQHGNTPLHFAVSLETGTRGMLPQYAVPVVNGTSITSFLNVVGTPMDLTMHILEADAYSAYQPDEEGSFPIHVAALAGRLSSVIILLLKCPGCASLRDTHGRTFLHVAVMKKRYDIVRYACQTPMFSSIMNKQDNEGNTALHLAVEVGDWWGFTCLFANKEVDLNLPNNKQHTPREISVSSTPTGLYCLLHSRILIQQALISADATLQICRRDNMKKGPSTQSDVKIDAVISNSTQFLGLGLVLITTMAFGAAFALPGGYRADDHPKGGTPTLSTDKVFQGFLMANALAFICSSLAVLSLVFAGTPTVEIPMRYMHYNISIWLSFNGVLSLGTAFVLAIYIMITPIISGTAIMVMVVFSSLEILYMPSLVEKIVKFMIVVCGRVGILPVMLRSEMPKVMLLTIWPLMVIFGWQEYAWRHMWHYVPVAQKLVT